A window of Mytilus edulis chromosome 10, xbMytEdul2.2, whole genome shotgun sequence contains these coding sequences:
- the LOC139492362 gene encoding perlucin-like protein produces the protein MYGISLFTLLVVAFGVVQPKNLCPLDWAEFKGECLFFAKDGRSWIDAQRDCRSRGAYLASDDNPDKHNFMRQVMSALKTFNIDGFYLGSDDFAFEGTWRWMETGFPVSSFTAWGSGMPQGEDGHNCMKFSWENNEAVWVDEDCNQRRHYICEKQAIDFRNNTQIIGR, from the exons ATGTATGGAATTTCTTTGTTTACACTATTGGTGGTTG CTTTCGGTGTAGTACAACCAAAAAATCTGTGTCCTTTAGATTGGGCAGAGTTTAAAGGTGAATGTTTGTTCTTCGCTAAAGATGGCAGAAGCTGGATCGATGCTCAG AGAGATTGCAGAAGCAGAGGAGCATACTTGGCATCAGATGACAATCCTGACAAACATAACTTCATGCGACAAGTGATGAGTGCCCTTAAAA CTTTTAACATAGATGGATTTTATTTGGGTTCCGATGATTTTGCCTTTGAGGGTACATGGAGATGGATGGAAACTGGCTTCCCAGTCTCGTCCTTTACTGCATGGGGCTCAGGCATGCCTCAAGGCGAGGACGGCCATAATTGTATGAAATTTAGCTGGGAGAATAACGAAGCTGTTTGGGTTGACGAGGATTGTAATCAACGACGTCATTATATATGCGAAAAACA AGCAATTGATTTTAGAAATAACACACAGATCATTGGTAGATAG